Proteins encoded in a region of the Flavobacterium sp. PMTSA4 genome:
- a CDS encoding cation:proton antiporter domain-containing protein, translating to MPIQLSTSVVHLPDLISDLGLILATAAIAVLIFKLLKQPLVLGYLVAGFLAGSEFDFFPTVKDMNSVSVWAEIGVIFLLFSLGLEFSFKKLMKVGGTASITALTQIIGMVGLGYLVGYWMGWGKMNSLFLGVILSISSTTIILKTFDELGVKAQKFAGNVIGALIVQDILAILMMVLLSTVAVSQQFSGSELLQSVLKLIFFLIIWFTAGIFFIPTILKKAKHLLTDEMLLIVSLALCLLMVLFAANVGFSPALGAFIMGSIIAETTQAEHIEHLVKPVKDLFGAVFFVSVGMLIDPEMLVKYAIPVGILTVVVIFGQSFLSTIGTLLSGQPLKQSVQTGMSLSQIGEFSFIIATLGMTLKVTSDFLYPTVVAVSAITTFTTPFMVKFSTPFSAYIEKQLPKKWAKRIERYSANTQAIRSESNWRIVLRAYLIHVVIHSAIIVSIIVLSSTYVLPLLNGSKFAHIIAAFITLIIISPFLYALSLRRVAIEQVNELLKVRKYRGPIIMMVFLRAILTLVLFGFLLNVFFSPGIALVALVFCLVLFWLFPKKLTARYYKIEERFIKNLNARELAKAKRSRSDLTPWDGHMASFDVARESNIAGKTLEELRLREKLGINLAYIKRGDVVINIPSRNERIFPGDEISVIGTDGQLKELKVFLDQNETDAKPEIKEPDIVLRQIDLKNQEFIGKSIRESNLREKTNGLVVGIERNGKRYLNPESNMILSDGDILWIVGDKKLLNELTHN from the coding sequence ATGCCAATACAATTATCCACATCGGTTGTTCACCTACCTGACTTAATCAGTGATTTGGGGCTAATATTAGCCACAGCAGCTATTGCGGTTTTGATATTCAAGCTATTAAAGCAACCTTTAGTCTTAGGGTATTTGGTAGCAGGCTTTTTGGCTGGCAGCGAATTCGACTTTTTTCCAACCGTCAAAGACATGAACAGCGTAAGCGTTTGGGCGGAAATAGGCGTAATCTTCTTGTTGTTTAGTTTGGGATTGGAGTTCAGTTTCAAAAAGCTAATGAAAGTAGGAGGAACGGCTTCGATAACCGCATTGACACAAATTATCGGAATGGTAGGTTTGGGTTATTTAGTTGGCTATTGGATGGGTTGGGGAAAGATGAATAGTTTGTTTCTTGGTGTAATATTGTCTATTTCATCCACCACAATAATTTTAAAAACTTTTGACGAACTAGGCGTTAAAGCTCAAAAATTTGCCGGAAATGTTATTGGTGCGCTGATAGTACAAGATATTCTAGCCATTTTGATGATGGTTTTGTTGTCAACTGTTGCAGTAAGTCAGCAATTTTCGGGAAGTGAATTGCTTCAATCTGTTCTTAAACTCATTTTCTTTTTGATAATTTGGTTTACTGCTGGTATTTTTTTCATCCCAACAATATTAAAAAAAGCCAAACACCTGTTAACAGATGAAATGCTGTTGATTGTTTCGCTAGCACTTTGTTTATTGATGGTTTTATTTGCAGCAAATGTTGGTTTTTCGCCAGCGTTGGGTGCTTTTATCATGGGTTCTATCATTGCAGAAACCACTCAAGCCGAACATATTGAACATTTGGTGAAACCTGTTAAAGATTTATTTGGTGCCGTCTTCTTCGTATCGGTAGGAATGTTGATAGATCCTGAAATGCTTGTAAAATATGCTATTCCTGTTGGTATCTTAACGGTTGTTGTCATTTTTGGACAATCTTTTCTTTCTACCATAGGAACATTGCTTTCAGGACAACCCTTAAAACAATCGGTTCAAACCGGAATGAGTTTATCGCAAATTGGAGAATTCTCTTTTATCATTGCTACTTTAGGTATGACTTTGAAAGTAACTAGTGATTTTTTGTACCCAACTGTAGTGGCGGTTTCGGCAATCACCACGTTTACCACGCCTTTCATGGTGAAGTTTTCGACACCTTTCTCCGCTTACATCGAAAAACAATTGCCTAAAAAATGGGCCAAAAGGATTGAACGTTATAGCGCTAATACGCAAGCAATTCGCTCAGAGAGTAACTGGCGTATTGTATTGAGAGCATACTTGATACATGTGGTAATTCATTCTGCCATTATAGTTTCTATCATTGTACTATCGTCTACTTATGTTTTACCATTGTTGAATGGTTCAAAATTTGCGCATATTATTGCGGCCTTTATAACTTTGATTATTATTAGTCCGTTTCTTTATGCACTTTCTTTAAGAAGAGTTGCCATAGAACAAGTAAATGAGCTTTTGAAAGTACGAAAGTATCGTGGACCAATAATCATGATGGTCTTTTTAAGAGCAATTTTGACATTGGTCTTATTTGGTTTTTTACTTAACGTATTCTTTTCTCCCGGAATCGCATTGGTAGCATTGGTTTTCTGTTTGGTTTTGTTCTGGTTATTCCCGAAAAAGCTCACAGCACGATATTATAAAATAGAAGAACGATTTATAAAGAACTTGAACGCAAGGGAATTGGCGAAAGCCAAAAGGAGTAGAAGCGATTTAACACCATGGGATGGACACATGGCATCGTTTGACGTTGCCAGAGAATCAAATATTGCTGGTAAAACATTAGAAGAATTAAGACTACGAGAGAAACTGGGAATCAACCTTGCCTATATTAAGCGAGGCGATGTGGTAATCAATATTCCAAGTAGAAACGAACGAATTTTTCCTGGTGATGAAATAAGTGTTATTGGTACTGACGGACAATTAAAAGAGTTAAAAGTGTTTTTAGACCAGAATGAAACGGATGCCAAACCAGAAATCAAAGAACCAGATATTGTTTTACGACAAATTGATTTGAAAAATCAGGAATTCATTGGTAAAAGCATCCGAGAATCTAATCTGAGAGAAAAAACAAATGGATTGGTAGTTGGAATCGAAAGAAATGGAAAACGTTACTTAAATCCAGAGTCAAACATGATATTATCGGACGGCGATATTCTTTGGATTGTTGGTGATAAAAAGCTGTTAAATGAATTGACTCATAACTAA
- the purB gene encoding adenylosuccinate lyase has product MREITSLNAISPIDGRYRKKTQALAPFFSEEALIKYRVQVEVEYFIALCEANLPQLASISNSVFDDLRKIYTEFSTEDALWIKETEKVTNHDVKAVEYFIKEKFETLGLSQYKEFIHFGLTSQDINNTSIPLSTKEAFEQVYLPGLIAVIAKLKELSMEWAAIPMLARTHGQPASPTRLGKEILVFVERLEEQMRLLFNIPFAAKFGGATGNYNAHHVAYPNIDWKQFGTQFVEETLGLHHSFPTTQIEHYDHFAAFFDALKRINTIIIDLDRDVWTYVSMDYFKQKIKAGEIGSSAMPHKVNPIDFENSEGNLGIANAIFEHLAGKLPVSRLQRDLTDSTVLRNIGVPIGHTIIAFDATLKGLNKLLINESKFAEDLEKNWAVVAEAIQTILRREGYPNPYEALKGLTRTNSVINQESIHAFIGTLDVSEEIKTELLKITPSNYLGI; this is encoded by the coding sequence ATGCGCGAAATAACATCCTTAAACGCCATTTCTCCGATAGACGGAAGATACCGAAAAAAGACACAAGCTTTAGCACCATTCTTCTCTGAAGAAGCGTTAATCAAATACAGAGTACAGGTAGAAGTAGAATACTTTATTGCGCTGTGCGAAGCCAACTTACCTCAACTGGCATCCATCAGTAATTCGGTATTTGACGACCTGAGAAAAATATATACCGAGTTTTCAACCGAAGACGCACTTTGGATAAAAGAAACCGAAAAAGTAACCAACCACGATGTTAAAGCGGTAGAATACTTTATCAAAGAGAAATTTGAAACTTTAGGTTTGTCGCAATACAAAGAGTTCATCCATTTTGGATTAACCTCTCAGGATATCAACAATACTTCAATTCCATTATCAACTAAAGAAGCGTTTGAGCAAGTTTATTTGCCAGGTTTGATTGCCGTTATTGCAAAATTGAAAGAACTAAGCATGGAATGGGCAGCCATCCCAATGCTTGCCCGAACACACGGTCAGCCAGCTTCGCCAACACGTTTGGGGAAAGAGATTTTAGTATTTGTAGAGCGTTTGGAAGAGCAGATGCGCTTGTTGTTCAACATTCCGTTTGCAGCAAAGTTTGGTGGTGCTACCGGAAACTATAATGCACATCATGTAGCTTACCCAAACATCGACTGGAAACAATTTGGGACACAATTTGTGGAAGAAACATTAGGATTACACCATTCGTTCCCAACGACACAAATAGAACATTACGACCATTTTGCTGCGTTTTTTGATGCTTTAAAACGTATCAACACCATTATCATTGATTTAGACCGCGATGTTTGGACGTATGTTTCGATGGACTATTTTAAACAAAAGATAAAAGCAGGAGAAATAGGTTCATCGGCTATGCCACACAAAGTAAACCCTATAGATTTTGAAAACTCTGAAGGGAATTTAGGGATTGCCAATGCTATTTTTGAACATCTTGCAGGTAAATTGCCTGTTTCACGTTTGCAACGCGATTTAACCGATAGTACTGTTCTAAGAAACATAGGTGTGCCAATTGGTCACACTATTATTGCCTTTGATGCCACATTAAAAGGACTGAATAAACTGTTGATTAATGAAAGTAAATTTGCAGAAGATTTAGAAAAGAACTGGGCTGTGGTTGCCGAAGCGATACAAACTATCTTGCGTCGTGAGGGTTATCCAAATCCTTATGAAGCGTTGAAAGGTTTAACGAGAACCAATTCGGTTATCAATCAAGAATCAATTCATGCTTTTATTGGAACGCTTGATGTATCTGAGGAAATCAAAACCGAATTATTAAAAATCACGCCGAGTAATTATTTAGGGATATAA
- a CDS encoding SIR2 family NAD-dependent protein deacylase — protein sequence MKKKLVVLTGAGISAESGIKTFRDSDGLWEGHDVMEVATPEGFQRNPSLVLDFYNQRRRQLHEVQPNLGHRVLAELEEWFDVHIITQNVDNLHEQAGSSKVLHLHGELLKARSIKNTHRIIDWHHDILLGDVDEYGDQMRPHIVWFGEEVPALEEAINITEQADYLAVIGTSLQVYPAAGIIHYSQAMCPLFYIDPKPATIYNLQNPLEVISKSATEGVPLLREKLKKML from the coding sequence ATGAAAAAAAAACTCGTAGTACTAACCGGTGCTGGCATTAGTGCCGAAAGCGGCATTAAAACCTTCAGAGATTCCGATGGACTTTGGGAAGGTCACGATGTGATGGAAGTGGCAACACCAGAAGGTTTTCAAAGAAACCCATCGTTAGTCCTCGATTTCTATAACCAACGCCGTCGACAACTACACGAAGTGCAACCCAATCTTGGGCATCGAGTGCTTGCCGAACTGGAAGAGTGGTTTGACGTGCACATCATTACCCAAAACGTAGATAACCTACACGAACAAGCCGGAAGTTCTAAAGTATTACACCTGCATGGCGAGCTATTGAAAGCAAGAAGTATCAAAAATACACATCGAATTATCGACTGGCATCATGATATACTGCTGGGCGATGTAGATGAATACGGCGACCAAATGCGTCCGCACATAGTTTGGTTTGGTGAAGAAGTTCCTGCTTTAGAAGAAGCCATAAACATCACCGAACAAGCCGATTATCTGGCAGTAATTGGCACTTCGCTTCAAGTATATCCTGCGGCAGGAATCATCCATTATTCTCAAGCCATGTGTCCGTTGTTTTATATCGACCCAAAACCCGCTACAATTTACAACCTCCAAAACCCACTAGAAGTGATTTCAAAAAGTGCCACCGAAGGTGTGCCGTTATTAAGAGAAAAATTAAAAAAAATGCTATAA
- a CDS encoding WD40/YVTN/BNR-like repeat-containing protein — MKKTFLLLLLLFLYSCNSYNSKWEEIKGSGIVEKGTLNKAIYFQDSLTGLIGGYTFRHNKESQNIDKMDKAPLLYLTKNGGKNWKLLKIDYEDSGIDNIKIENDTIICQIDSLLLKSTDLGNNWNVVEKSNYKEISEKYFSDSNPYKISNYNFKFENKNYRIKEKYQHKNTTVIVCNGEKSMTDYFFISRDNGNNWKFLQNEFGSNKMKFLLNEDYLLAYDSQYGLQKLKLN; from the coding sequence ATGAAAAAAACATTTCTCTTATTACTTTTATTGTTTTTATATTCTTGCAACAGCTACAATTCTAAATGGGAAGAAATAAAAGGTAGCGGAATTGTTGAAAAAGGCACACTCAATAAGGCTATCTACTTTCAAGATTCGTTAACAGGTTTAATTGGTGGCTATACTTTTCGTCACAATAAAGAATCTCAAAATATTGATAAAATGGATAAGGCTCCTTTACTATATCTAACAAAGAATGGAGGTAAAAATTGGAAGTTATTAAAAATTGACTATGAAGATTCAGGAATAGACAATATAAAAATTGAAAATGATACAATAATTTGTCAAATTGATTCTCTATTATTGAAATCTACTGATTTAGGTAATAATTGGAATGTAGTTGAAAAATCAAATTATAAAGAGATAAGTGAAAAATATTTTAGTGATTCAAACCCTTATAAAATATCAAACTATAATTTCAAATTTGAAAATAAAAATTACCGTATAAAAGAAAAGTATCAGCATAAGAATACTACAGTAATTGTATGTAATGGTGAAAAATCTATGACTGATTATTTTTTTATATCAAGAGATAATGGAAATAACTGGAAATTTCTTCAAAATGAGTTTGGTTCAAATAAAATGAAATTTCTTCTAAATGAAGAT